A genomic stretch from Corynebacterium kutscheri includes:
- the lepA gene encoding translation elongation factor 4, which produces MAKNYAEKTFTDPSMIRNFCIIAHIDHGKSTLADRILQLSNVVDARDMRDQYLDNMDIERERGITIKAQNVRLPWVPRLGPYAGQEIVMQMIDTPGHVDFTYEVSRALEACEGAILLVDAAQGIEAQTLANLYLAMENDLEIIPVLNKIDLPAADPEKYSLEIANIIGCEPEDVLRVSGKTGEGVAELLDKVAELVPAPTTDYPDTAPARAMIFDSVYDTYRGVVTYIRMIDGKLIPRQRIKMMSTGAVHELLEIGIVSPTPKKCDGLGPGEVGYLITGVKDVRQSKVGDTVTWAHNGAEEPLQGYAEPNPMVYSGLFPISQADFPDLRDALEKLQLNDASLTFEPETSVALGFGFRCGFLGLLHMEITRDRLEREFDLDLISTAPSVSYKVVAEDGTQTQVHNPSDWPGGKLREVYEPVVKTTIIVPSDFVGTTMELCQSKRGQLGGMDYLSEDRVELRYVMPLGEIIFDFFDALKSRTKGYASLNYEEAGEQEANLVKVDILLNGEPVDAFSAIVHRDSANFYGNKMTKKLKELIPRQQFEVPIQAAIGTKVIARENIRAMRKDVLAKCYGGDISRKRKLLEKQKAGKKRMKTLGSVSVPQEAFVAALSTDES; this is translated from the coding sequence ATGGCAAAGAACTATGCGGAGAAGACGTTTACCGATCCGTCGATGATCAGAAACTTCTGCATTATTGCCCACATTGACCACGGAAAATCAACGCTTGCGGATCGCATTTTACAGCTTAGTAATGTTGTGGATGCACGCGATATGCGCGATCAATACCTCGATAATATGGATATTGAACGTGAGCGCGGCATCACTATTAAGGCACAAAATGTGCGTTTGCCGTGGGTACCTCGCTTAGGGCCATATGCCGGTCAAGAGATTGTCATGCAGATGATTGATACCCCAGGCCATGTGGATTTTACCTATGAGGTTTCGCGCGCACTCGAGGCGTGCGAAGGTGCCATTTTGTTGGTTGATGCTGCTCAAGGTATCGAAGCCCAAACGCTGGCAAACCTTTATTTGGCGATGGAAAATGATTTAGAAATCATTCCAGTGTTAAACAAAATCGATTTGCCGGCAGCTGATCCAGAGAAATATTCACTAGAGATCGCCAATATTATTGGTTGTGAACCCGAAGATGTCTTGCGTGTTTCAGGTAAAACTGGTGAAGGCGTAGCAGAACTGCTCGACAAGGTTGCTGAGTTGGTTCCAGCTCCGACAACCGATTATCCAGATACTGCACCGGCGCGAGCAATGATTTTTGACTCGGTTTACGATACTTATCGTGGCGTGGTCACCTATATCCGTATGATCGACGGCAAGCTTATCCCGCGTCAGCGCATTAAGATGATGTCTACTGGTGCGGTGCACGAATTGTTAGAAATCGGCATTGTTTCGCCAACACCTAAAAAATGTGATGGATTAGGCCCCGGTGAAGTTGGTTATTTGATTACCGGTGTGAAAGATGTGCGCCAGTCTAAAGTCGGTGACACAGTTACCTGGGCCCACAATGGAGCTGAAGAACCCTTGCAAGGGTATGCAGAGCCTAATCCCATGGTGTATTCCGGTCTCTTCCCAATTTCGCAGGCAGATTTTCCAGATCTACGTGATGCACTAGAAAAACTACAGCTTAACGACGCTTCACTGACTTTTGAACCAGAAACCTCGGTGGCACTTGGTTTTGGTTTCCGCTGCGGTTTTCTGGGGCTATTGCATATGGAGATTACCCGCGACCGGTTGGAACGCGAATTTGATCTTGACCTCATTAGTACTGCGCCTTCGGTAAGCTACAAGGTGGTAGCTGAAGACGGTACTCAAACTCAGGTGCATAATCCTTCCGATTGGCCGGGCGGAAAACTGCGTGAGGTATATGAACCAGTGGTAAAAACCACGATTATTGTACCGAGCGATTTTGTTGGCACCACCATGGAGCTATGCCAATCCAAGCGCGGCCAACTAGGTGGGATGGATTATCTATCCGAGGATCGTGTTGAATTGCGCTATGTTATGCCACTCGGTGAGATCATTTTCGACTTTTTCGATGCTTTAAAGTCGCGTACTAAAGGTTATGCCTCGTTAAACTATGAGGAAGCAGGCGAGCAGGAAGCCAACCTAGTAAAAGTAGATATTTTGCTCAACGGTGAACCAGTTGATGCTTTCTCCGCGATTGTTCACCGAGATTCAGCAAATTTCTATGGCAATAAAATGACCAAGAAACTCAAAGAACTGATCCCACGCCAGCAATTTGAGGTTCCTATCCAAGCAGCGATTGGCACCAAGGTGATTGCCCGAGAAAATATCCGCGCTATGCGTAAAGATGTGTTAGCGAAATGCTACGGCGGCGATATTTCGCGTAAACGCAAGCTCTTGGAAAAGCAAAAAGCTGGTAAGAAACGAATGAAGACCTTAGGCTCGGTCTCAGTGCCACAAGAAGCCTTTGTGGCCGCACTATCTACCGACGAATCCTAA
- a CDS encoding AEC family transporter: MLAVLHGFFIIFTVIFAGYLLSLTAIISSEEQRLILNKVAFYLATPALIFTVLAKAKPETLTSPIIGISTISALLTASIFVLFMRSDRASTTIGAASASYVNSNNIGLPVGIYMLGNAAYVAPLLLVQMVFFTPIILALIAPRKNWHSIIRAVSSPIVIGSVLGMCVSLLRIEIPGLVMDPLELIGGASIPMILLSFGASLRGAKPLSNSIYRRPMLFATTLKVVIMPMVAYCIGRLCGLPADQLYAVTILAALPTAQNIYNYAATYQRGEAVARNTVLLSTFCSLPAMLIIAALLSS; encoded by the coding sequence ATGCTTGCTGTCCTACACGGATTTTTTATTATCTTTACGGTAATTTTCGCCGGTTATCTGTTAAGTCTCACTGCCATTATTTCTTCAGAAGAGCAGCGGCTCATATTAAATAAAGTGGCTTTTTATCTAGCCACACCAGCATTGATCTTTACCGTTTTGGCCAAAGCCAAACCAGAAACACTAACCAGTCCCATCATTGGTATTTCTACGATAAGTGCACTACTAACTGCTAGTATCTTTGTGCTTTTTATGCGCAGTGACCGTGCCTCAACAACTATTGGTGCGGCCTCAGCAAGTTATGTAAATTCCAATAATATTGGTTTGCCAGTCGGAATTTATATGCTGGGTAATGCTGCTTATGTAGCACCACTTTTGCTTGTGCAGATGGTCTTTTTTACCCCTATTATCTTGGCTTTGATTGCTCCTAGAAAAAATTGGCACTCAATTATCCGCGCAGTATCTTCGCCTATTGTTATTGGTAGTGTGCTCGGAATGTGCGTTAGTCTACTGCGCATTGAGATACCAGGGTTGGTTATGGATCCGTTAGAACTTATTGGCGGGGCAAGCATTCCAATGATTCTATTAAGTTTCGGTGCCTCTTTGCGCGGGGCGAAACCATTAAGTAATAGCATTTACCGACGTCCCATGCTATTTGCCACTACCTTAAAAGTAGTCATTATGCCAATGGTTGCTTACTGCATCGGACGGTTATGCGGGCTTCCTGCCGATCAACTCTATGCCGTAACTATCCTGGCAGCACTTCCTACTGCCCAAAATATTTACAATTATGCAGCGACCTACCAACGTGGTGAAGCAGTAGCTCGTAACACGGTATTGCTCAGCACTTTTTGTTCTTTACCAGCAATGCTCATTATTGCTGCTTTGTTAAGCAGCTAG
- a CDS encoding YggS family pyridoxal phosphate-dependent enzyme has translation MYPRTVADFRTNIDHISARITDAAQRAQRDPHAVRLVAVSKTHPVEHVQLGVDAGLRVLGENKPQELAVKAQNITGVSWCAIGHVQRNKAREIAHFADEFHALDSLRLAETLHKRLIDADRTLTVLVQVNTSMEAQKGGFPPDEVAQFLDQIAAFDRLQVRGLMTMAALSPEEKIVRHAFSSLRELRDQLAPNIADGMSLEELSMGMSGDFEWAIAEGSTCVRIGTALFGTRPIQG, from the coding sequence ATGTATCCACGCACTGTTGCTGATTTTCGTACCAATATTGACCATATTTCCGCTCGTATTACCGATGCCGCTCAGCGTGCCCAGCGCGATCCTCATGCAGTGCGTTTAGTCGCAGTAAGCAAAACGCACCCCGTTGAACATGTACAACTCGGAGTTGATGCTGGGTTGAGGGTACTTGGTGAAAATAAACCACAGGAATTAGCTGTCAAAGCCCAAAATATTACCGGAGTATCCTGGTGTGCTATTGGTCATGTACAGCGTAATAAGGCACGAGAGATAGCTCACTTTGCCGATGAATTTCATGCTCTCGATTCGCTACGACTTGCTGAGACACTACATAAACGGCTTATCGACGCCGATCGAACTCTTACAGTTTTAGTGCAAGTCAACACATCTATGGAAGCGCAAAAAGGTGGTTTTCCTCCCGATGAAGTTGCTCAATTTCTCGACCAAATCGCTGCTTTTGACCGGCTACAAGTACGTGGCCTTATGACAATGGCAGCTTTAAGTCCAGAGGAAAAAATAGTACGTCACGCTTTTTCCTCTTTACGAGAGCTCCGCGATCAGCTCGCACCCAACATAGCTGATGGAATGAGCTTAGAAGAATTATCCATGGGAATGTCTGGCGATTTTGAGTGGGCTATTGCCGAGGGCTCAACCTGTGTGCGCATTGGCACAGCACTTTTTGGTACCCGCCCTATTCAGGGATAA
- a CDS encoding alpha/beta fold hydrolase, which translates to MYASITDLHTSQSIHLGHTIKEHRASLPWDHKNPGRMFELFAREIIPPGGEDYPVMVYLQGGPGFPAPRPTNISGVIGQALKEFRVLLLDQRGTGRSTRIDSSSDESLLEADILALLRQEHIVYDCEALREALGVQKWSLFGQSFGGFCITSYLSSYPESIEHAYLTGGLPATDCDIDEVYRATFSALADRQEQFFAEYGFAVSRIREIADHLDNSDERLATGERLSSRRFRTLGIELGRGDGFHNLAYLLEDPFHLVKGEKRLKRDFLNQCGNSLSFEYGPLYAAIHESIYGGVSTTQPTAWSAHRIREEIEGFEENADPHSAQKFYLTGEHIFPWLFDEDPTLAPFAQSAHDLAAHTWQQSPYDTAVLTQSAPVSAAVVYLDDIFVPFTHSMSTARAYQDMRLHVTNEYQHNGIYHNGAGLFTELRKKVCDH; encoded by the coding sequence ATGTATGCAAGCATAACTGATCTACACACAAGCCAATCCATACACCTTGGACACACCATTAAAGAACATCGAGCTAGTTTACCGTGGGATCATAAAAATCCTGGGCGCATGTTTGAACTTTTTGCCCGCGAGATTATTCCACCAGGTGGAGAAGACTACCCGGTCATGGTGTATCTACAAGGTGGTCCTGGTTTTCCAGCACCACGGCCAACCAATATTTCTGGGGTAATTGGGCAGGCATTAAAAGAATTCCGAGTTCTACTGTTGGATCAGCGTGGCACCGGGCGCTCAACTCGTATTGATTCTTCTTCGGATGAATCTCTATTAGAAGCAGATATTTTAGCTCTGCTACGCCAAGAACATATTGTCTACGATTGCGAAGCACTACGCGAAGCTCTTGGTGTGCAAAAATGGAGTCTTTTTGGTCAAAGTTTTGGTGGCTTTTGTATTACTAGCTATCTTTCTTCCTATCCAGAATCAATTGAGCACGCCTATCTCACCGGCGGGTTGCCAGCTACTGATTGCGATATTGATGAGGTGTATCGAGCAACTTTTTCCGCTTTAGCGGATCGTCAAGAACAGTTTTTTGCTGAATATGGTTTCGCAGTTTCGCGAATCAGAGAAATTGCCGATCATCTCGATAATAGTGATGAACGCCTGGCTACCGGAGAACGACTAAGCTCACGACGTTTTCGTACCCTAGGTATCGAATTAGGACGTGGCGATGGGTTCCATAATTTAGCGTATCTTCTTGAAGATCCCTTCCACCTAGTCAAAGGGGAGAAGCGGCTAAAACGCGACTTCTTAAACCAGTGTGGTAACTCACTAAGCTTTGAATATGGTCCACTTTATGCCGCGATTCACGAATCTATTTATGGCGGCGTTTCCACTACACAGCCAACCGCTTGGTCAGCTCATCGCATCCGGGAAGAGATCGAAGGTTTTGAAGAAAACGCAGATCCTCATTCTGCACAGAAGTTCTATCTCACCGGTGAACATATTTTCCCCTGGCTTTTCGACGAAGACCCCACGCTAGCACCTTTTGCTCAAAGTGCGCACGATCTTGCCGCACATACCTGGCAGCAATCGCCCTATGATACTGCAGTATTAACCCAATCAGCCCCCGTGTCAGCAGCAGTTGTATACCTGGATGATATTTTTGTTCCTTTTACCCACTCAATGAGTACGGCACGCGCTTATCAGGATATGCGCCTGCATGTTACCAATGAATATCAACATAATGGTATCTACCATAATGGTGCAGGGCTTTTCACTGAGTTAAGAAAAAAGGTCTGCGACCACTAA
- a CDS encoding ATP-binding cassette domain-containing protein, producing the protein MLLKVDNLSVYNVVDQISFAVEKGQRVGLIGESGSGKTLTALSIMRLVESRGHIRLGDTALSELSETQLCSIRGKRVAMVFQEPMTALNPLMKVGRQVLEAIQIHARGSKAQALALFKAVELDESLYSRYPHELSGGQRQRIIIAMALAHNPELLICDEPTTALDVTSQKAIVDLIIRLVEEREMGLLFITHDLGLVARTCERIIVMRNGIICEQGSTDQVLKNPHHEYTRALISASILPSTKRDTSSNKVVVEVNNVSKIYRKATAVRDVSLTVSKGQRMGIIGGSGSGKTTLLNMIAGLSTPTQGSIHTQGKIQMVFQDPYSCLDPRMRIREIIAEPLDIVNDERIDEVLREVGLDPQLKNRFPHEFSGGQRQRIALARALAPRPDILLADEPVSALDISVRKTVLELLDKLVTEHGLSLIFVSHDIHVVRSVCTQVTVMHHGEIVEEGHTSEVLHNPQHAYTRQLIDAVPTLS; encoded by the coding sequence ATGTTACTTAAAGTAGACAATCTCAGTGTGTATAACGTTGTCGATCAGATTTCTTTTGCTGTCGAAAAAGGACAAAGAGTTGGGTTAATCGGAGAATCCGGCTCTGGAAAAACCCTAACAGCACTATCAATTATGCGATTGGTGGAATCGCGTGGGCATATTCGCCTTGGGGATACTGCTCTTAGCGAACTCAGTGAAACCCAATTATGTTCAATTCGGGGTAAACGAGTCGCTATGGTTTTTCAAGAACCAATGACTGCGCTTAATCCGCTTATGAAGGTAGGTCGACAAGTACTTGAGGCAATTCAAATTCATGCTCGGGGTTCCAAGGCACAAGCATTAGCGTTGTTTAAAGCCGTTGAACTTGATGAGTCTTTATACTCGCGCTACCCACATGAGCTTTCTGGTGGCCAGCGTCAGCGCATTATTATTGCTATGGCTTTGGCACACAATCCAGAATTATTAATCTGTGATGAACCCACCACGGCCTTAGATGTGACCAGCCAAAAAGCTATTGTTGATCTTATTATTCGCCTGGTCGAAGAACGGGAAATGGGCTTATTGTTTATTACTCACGATCTTGGCCTAGTAGCGCGCACTTGTGAACGCATTATTGTCATGCGCAATGGAATAATCTGTGAGCAAGGTTCTACTGATCAAGTGCTAAAAAATCCCCACCACGAGTACACTCGTGCGCTTATTTCTGCCTCTATTCTGCCGTCAACTAAGCGTGACACATCAAGTAATAAAGTTGTTGTCGAGGTTAACAATGTCAGCAAGATTTATCGTAAAGCAACAGCGGTTCGTGATGTTTCATTAACGGTGTCCAAAGGACAACGCATGGGTATTATCGGTGGTTCTGGATCAGGTAAAACTACCCTGCTTAATATGATCGCCGGGCTTTCTACTCCAACCCAAGGTAGTATTCATACCCAGGGAAAAATCCAAATGGTTTTCCAAGATCCATACAGTTGTCTGGATCCTCGGATGCGGATTCGAGAAATTATTGCTGAGCCTCTCGATATTGTCAACGATGAACGTATCGATGAAGTACTTCGTGAGGTAGGTCTTGATCCACAGTTAAAAAACCGTTTTCCACATGAGTTTTCCGGTGGCCAGCGCCAGCGTATTGCATTGGCTCGTGCGCTTGCTCCTCGACCAGATATCTTACTTGCCGATGAACCTGTTTCAGCGCTAGATATTTCAGTACGTAAAACTGTTTTAGAGTTACTCGATAAATTAGTTACTGAACATGGGCTTAGTCTTATCTTTGTTTCTCATGATATTCATGTGGTGCGCTCAGTATGCACCCAGGTAACCGTTATGCACCACGGCGAAATAGTCGAGGAAGGCCACACCAGCGAGGTTTTACACAATCCTCAGCACGCTTATACTCGTCAGCTTATCGACGCTGTGCCCACGCTTTCCTGA